One genomic window of Deinococcus aetherius includes the following:
- a CDS encoding UDP-glucuronic acid decarboxylase family protein — protein sequence MNLLITGSAGFIGSHLVERFLAEGHTLVGVDNYISGQRRNTELFLAHPGFRFIQADVSHGLPYGGPGLDWVLHFASPASPPHYQQHPIETLMVGAQGTQHALDLAHRHGAKFMLASTSEVYGDPHVHPQPETYWGNVNPNGPRSCYDEAKRYAEAITMAYHHHKGLDTRIIRIFNTYGPRMRADDGRVVTNFINQALEGKPLTVYGDGSQTRSFQFVDDLVEGIVRLMQVTYHQPVNLGNPDEYSILQFAQIIRDRINPTLNIVFEPMPQDDPKQRKPDITIARELLEWQPQTDLSTGITATIAYFQPSLTR from the coding sequence TTGAATCTCCTGATCACGGGTAGCGCGGGCTTTATCGGCAGCCACCTCGTCGAGCGTTTCCTGGCGGAGGGGCACACACTCGTCGGCGTCGACAATTACATCAGCGGGCAGAGGCGCAACACCGAACTGTTCCTGGCGCACCCCGGCTTCCGCTTCATCCAGGCGGACGTGAGCCACGGCCTTCCCTACGGGGGACCGGGGCTCGACTGGGTGCTGCACTTCGCCTCGCCCGCCAGCCCGCCCCACTACCAGCAGCACCCCATCGAAACCCTGATGGTGGGCGCGCAGGGCACCCAGCACGCGCTGGACCTCGCCCACCGGCACGGCGCGAAGTTCATGCTCGCCAGCACCAGCGAGGTGTACGGCGACCCGCACGTCCACCCGCAGCCTGAGACGTACTGGGGAAATGTGAACCCCAACGGCCCGCGCTCCTGCTACGACGAGGCCAAACGCTACGCGGAGGCCATCACGATGGCGTACCACCACCACAAGGGCCTCGACACCCGCATCATCCGCATTTTCAACACGTACGGTCCGAGGATGCGCGCCGACGACGGGCGCGTGGTGACGAACTTCATTAATCAAGCGCTGGAGGGCAAACCGCTCACGGTGTACGGCGACGGCAGCCAAACGCGCAGCTTTCAATTCGTGGACGACCTCGTGGAAGGCATCGTGCGTCTGATGCAGGTGACGTACCACCAGCCGGTGAATCTGGGCAACCCTGACGAGTACAGCATTCTGCAATTCGCCCAGATCATCCGTGACCGTATTAACCCCACGCTGAACATCGTGTTCGAGCCCATGCCGCAAGACGACCCCAAGCAAAGAAAGCCGGACATTACCATTGCACGGGAATTGTTGGAATGGCAGCCTCAAACCGACTTGAGCACGGGTATCACCGCCACCATCGCCTACTTTCAGCCCTCGTTAACCCGTTAA
- a CDS encoding UDP-glucose dehydrogenase family protein, whose product MRSHVPSRIAVVGTGYVGLGTAGLLAHLGYRVTGIDIDPDKIAQLQRGVVPIHEPGLDLLLASQEDRITWTTDYQAVAEADVIFICVGTPPGPDGTPDLRYVTGAARSIAAYLGDRPQVIVNKSTVPIGTGDFLQRLLEDHAPQFDETRHRVASNPEFLREGTALADSLYPDRIVLGGHPEAVEVLARLYGPLIEQSFTAPQGIGRPDSYSRPAVVRTTLQSAEMIKYAANAFLALKISFANEIAGLCERVGADIQEVTTGIGLDGRIGHRFLQAGLGWGGSCFGKDTQGLISAGREHAYPMPILQAAIDVNYRQRNVVVEKLLRHLKSLKGKRIAVLGMAFKPNTDDLRDAPAHDLIARLHQLGATVLAHDPVAMPRAEREWSHLTYTAAPDPATALRRADAAIIATEWEEYALLNWRDLVGTMRQPLVVDARNMLRETLPAQVEQIGRESVQVQKEAVLV is encoded by the coding sequence ATGAGAAGTCATGTTCCCAGTCGTATTGCTGTCGTGGGCACCGGGTACGTGGGTCTGGGGACGGCCGGGCTGCTCGCCCACCTTGGTTACCGGGTCACGGGAATCGACATCGATCCCGACAAGATCGCCCAGTTGCAGCGGGGCGTGGTTCCCATCCACGAGCCGGGGCTGGACCTGCTGCTGGCGAGCCAGGAGGACCGGATCACCTGGACGACGGATTACCAGGCCGTCGCCGAGGCCGACGTCATTTTCATCTGTGTCGGCACGCCCCCCGGACCCGACGGCACGCCCGACCTGCGCTACGTCACCGGCGCGGCGCGCAGCATCGCGGCCTACCTGGGAGACCGCCCCCAGGTGATCGTCAACAAGAGCACCGTTCCCATCGGCACCGGCGACTTCCTCCAGCGCCTGCTCGAAGACCACGCCCCCCAGTTCGACGAGACCCGCCACCGGGTCGCGAGCAACCCGGAGTTCCTGCGGGAGGGCACGGCCCTCGCCGACAGCCTCTACCCGGACCGCATCGTGCTGGGCGGCCATCCAGAGGCGGTCGAGGTCCTGGCCCGGCTGTACGGTCCGCTGATCGAGCAGTCCTTCACTGCCCCCCAGGGCATCGGGCGCCCGGACAGCTACTCCCGGCCCGCCGTGGTCAGGACGACTCTGCAAAGCGCCGAGATGATCAAGTACGCCGCCAACGCCTTCCTGGCCCTCAAGATCAGCTTCGCCAACGAGATCGCGGGCCTGTGCGAGCGGGTCGGGGCGGATATCCAAGAGGTCACGACGGGGATCGGCCTCGACGGGCGGATCGGCCACCGCTTCCTCCAGGCGGGCCTGGGCTGGGGTGGCAGTTGCTTCGGCAAGGACACCCAGGGCCTGATCAGCGCCGGGCGGGAGCACGCCTACCCCATGCCGATCCTCCAGGCGGCCATCGACGTGAACTACCGTCAGCGCAACGTCGTGGTCGAGAAGCTGCTGCGGCACCTCAAGTCCCTCAAGGGCAAGCGCATCGCGGTGCTCGGCATGGCCTTCAAGCCGAACACGGACGACCTGCGCGACGCGCCCGCCCACGACCTGATCGCGCGCCTGCACCAGCTCGGCGCGACCGTCCTGGCCCACGACCCCGTGGCGATGCCCCGCGCCGAGAGGGAGTGGAGCCACCTCACCTACACTGCCGCCCCGGACCCGGCGACCGCCCTGCGCCGTGCGGACGCGGCCATCATCGCCACCGAGTGGGAGGAGTACGCCCTGCTCAACTGGCGCGACCTCGTGGGCACCATGCGGCAGCCCCTCGTCGTGGACGCCCGCAACATGCTGCGGGAGACCCTGCCCGCCCAGGTCGAGCAGATCGGCCGTGAGTCTGTCCAGGTTCAGAAGGAAGCGGTGCTGGTTTGA
- a CDS encoding AI-2E family transporter, which yields MNTAALRPLLALIAVVAVLGALHVSQPVTLPVAFAGVLAVLFRPLQRRLEVLVPRWAGVTLVVLVFLLFLGLLAAGVGYGASAVADEWPRYRDHLQGLGVRLPEHLSSGTPSSSSLLSAAFQGVGALFSAGSLLLLIVVFLALLLLEADAIRARVTRAFGVQDGSRVADAFHRMSGEFERFVWVQALTGALAAVLSWLFLLIVGVPLAFVWGVLTLVLEFFPTVGSILAVLPPTLFAFVFGSAAQGVLVLIGLGVIQIGIGSFVNPLLQGGQLGLSTTVVAVSVVFWGWLWGVGGALIAVPLTAGIALLLAEFPVTRPLAALLGHGERR from the coding sequence ATGAATACCGCTGCCCTGCGCCCCCTGCTCGCCCTGATCGCAGTCGTCGCCGTCCTGGGAGCTTTACACGTCTCGCAACCCGTGACCCTGCCGGTCGCCTTCGCCGGCGTGCTCGCCGTGCTGTTCCGGCCCCTGCAACGGCGCCTGGAGGTTCTCGTGCCCAGGTGGGCGGGCGTTACGCTCGTGGTCTTGGTCTTCCTGCTGTTCCTGGGGCTGCTCGCCGCCGGGGTCGGCTACGGCGCCTCGGCGGTCGCGGACGAGTGGCCCCGCTACCGTGACCACCTGCAAGGGCTGGGCGTCCGGCTGCCCGAGCACCTCTCCTCGGGTACCCCCTCCTCGTCCAGTCTGCTGAGCGCGGCCTTCCAGGGAGTGGGCGCGCTGTTCTCGGCGGGCAGTCTCCTGCTGCTGATCGTGGTGTTCCTCGCGCTGCTGCTGCTGGAGGCGGACGCTATCCGCGCCCGGGTCACCCGCGCCTTCGGGGTGCAGGACGGCTCGCGGGTCGCGGACGCCTTTCACCGGATGTCGGGCGAGTTCGAGCGCTTCGTGTGGGTGCAGGCCCTGACGGGAGCCCTCGCCGCCGTGCTGTCCTGGCTGTTCCTCCTCATCGTCGGGGTGCCCCTCGCGTTCGTGTGGGGCGTGCTGACCCTCGTGCTGGAGTTCTTCCCGACCGTCGGCTCGATCCTGGCGGTCCTGCCGCCGACCCTGTTCGCGTTCGTGTTCGGGAGCGCCGCGCAGGGCGTGCTCGTCCTGATCGGCCTCGGCGTGATCCAGATCGGGATCGGCAGCTTCGTGAACCCGCTGCTCCAGGGCGGGCAACTGGGGCTCTCGACGACCGTGGTGGCCGTCTCGGTGGTGTTCTGGGGCTGGCTGTGGGGAGTAGGTGGTGCCCTCATCGCAGTGCCGCTCACGGCGGGGATCGCGCTGCTGCTCGCCGAGTTCCCGGTGACCCGCCCGCTCGCCGCCCTCCTGGGTCACGGCGAGCGGCGGTAG
- a CDS encoding fasciclin domain-containing protein, whose protein sequence is MNSILRALSLSLALGGAQVALAGGGAAPVACQPLGVLLTNNPQLSRFQEALRTSGLITVVNGPAVYTLFAPTNNAFARVPAGRQQLLRNDRVALSRLLSYHIVKGRVNLQELDVIRTPTTLAGVPLDVRPLGSHVVVNNAHAGDQALRACNGLIYVIDTVLLPGDLTPP, encoded by the coding sequence ATGAATTCTATTCTCCGTGCCCTGAGCCTCAGCCTCGCGCTGGGCGGTGCCCAGGTAGCCCTCGCCGGTGGTGGGGCGGCCCCGGTGGCCTGCCAGCCGCTGGGTGTCCTGCTGACGAACAACCCGCAGCTCAGCCGCTTCCAGGAGGCCCTGCGCACCTCCGGGCTGATCACGGTGGTGAACGGACCGGCGGTCTACACCCTCTTCGCGCCCACCAACAACGCTTTCGCCCGCGTTCCCGCAGGGCGCCAGCAACTTCTCCGCAACGACCGGGTCGCCCTCTCGCGGCTGCTGAGTTATCACATCGTCAAGGGCCGTGTGAACTTGCAGGAACTGGACGTGATCCGGACGCCCACCACCCTCGCGGGCGTCCCGCTCGACGTGCGGCCGCTGGGGTCACACGTCGTCGTCAACAACGCACATGCCGGGGACCAGGCCCTCAGGGCGTGCAACGGGCTGATTTACGTCATCGACACCGTCCTGCTGCCCGGGGACCTCACCCCTCCCTGA
- a CDS encoding PRC-barrel domain-containing protein — protein MTQDTGDHVLIRLSDTDLTLSQQGEDIRDRKVVDRHGDEIGHVSALFVDPREKRVRMLQVGAGGFLGLGERHFLLPVEAVTRVTRDEVHVDQTRERVVNSPRYDPDLIVRPNRDFWEPYYGYYGTPPFWVAGYLPPPPY, from the coding sequence ATGACGCAGGACACCGGGGACCACGTGCTCATACGGCTGAGCGACACCGACCTCACGCTCTCCCAGCAGGGGGAGGACATCCGCGACCGCAAGGTGGTCGACCGGCACGGCGACGAGATCGGCCACGTGAGCGCGCTGTTCGTCGATCCGCGCGAGAAAAGGGTTCGGATGCTGCAAGTCGGCGCGGGCGGCTTCCTGGGCCTGGGCGAGCGGCACTTCCTGCTTCCGGTGGAGGCCGTCACCCGGGTGACCCGGGACGAGGTCCACGTCGACCAGACCCGCGAGCGCGTGGTGAACTCGCCCAGGTACGACCCTGACCTGATCGTGCGGCCGAACCGCGACTTCTGGGAGCCGTACTACGGCTACTACGGGACCCCGCCCTTCTGGGTGGCCGGGTACCTCCCTCCTCCGCCGTACTGA
- a CDS encoding PRC-barrel domain-containing protein, with protein MPTTLELIGKAVVERGDGRLGQVKDVIIDPAEVKVLALLVRPAPPAADDLVLPFESVFELRSAEVVVTARDDLAPIGRLPRVRFAHKHGPHLGRTPLVSSDGVPLGVIHDLHYDPDSTRVAGYEVASSDAPTRLVYVPAEHASFQGDEALHVSARADVFFAHMARASPGDLG; from the coding sequence GTGCCTACCACCCTGGAACTGATCGGCAAGGCCGTCGTCGAGCGCGGCGACGGGCGGCTCGGGCAGGTGAAAGACGTCATCATCGATCCGGCCGAGGTCAAGGTGCTCGCGCTCCTCGTCCGCCCGGCTCCGCCCGCAGCCGATGACCTCGTGCTGCCCTTCGAGTCGGTCTTCGAGCTGAGGTCCGCCGAGGTGGTCGTGACTGCCCGCGACGACCTGGCCCCCATCGGCCGGTTGCCGAGGGTCAGGTTCGCGCACAAGCACGGCCCGCACCTGGGCCGAACCCCTCTCGTCAGCAGCGACGGCGTCCCGCTCGGCGTCATCCACGACCTGCACTACGACCCGGACTCCACCCGGGTGGCCGGATACGAGGTGGCGTCGAGCGACGCCCCGACGCGACTCGTCTACGTCCCGGCGGAACACGCGTCCTTTCAGGGGGACGAGGCCCTGCACGTCTCGGCGCGGGCGGACGTGTTCTTCGCCCACATGGCGCGGGCGTCCCCGGGCGACCTGGGGTGA